The Hymenobacter swuensis DY53 genome includes the window GCTGGTCGGCGGTGGCGGGGTCTACGCGGCTGAGCACGGCGCGACCTTCTCCCACCCGGCCCCGGCCAATCAGCCAGCGGGGGCTTTCGGGCACACGGAACAGAAGCAGGAAAAACGCCAGGGCCGGCACCGCCTGCACGCCCAGCATCCAGCGCCAGTCGTTTTCCCCCACGCCCGTGAGCAGGTAGTTGGAGAGGTAGGCGGCCAGAATCCCGAACACGATGTTGAACTGAAACATGGCTACCATTTTGCCGCGCTGGGCGGCCGGGGCCACTTCCGAAATGTACAGCGGGGCCGTCACCGACGAGGCTCCTACCCCCAGGCCACCTAGAAACCGGAACGCCATAAACAACACCCAGTTGGAGGTAACGGCCGCCCCCAGTGCCGATACGAAGTACAGCACCGCAATCCAGATGAGGGTTTGCCGCCGCCCGAGCCGGTCCGACGGAATGCCGCCGAACATGGCCCCGAATACGGTGCCAATCAGGGCCACGGCAATGGTGAAGCCATGCTCCAGGGCATCGAGGCCCCAGAGCTGCTGAATGGCTTTTTCGGCCCCGGATATCACGGCCGTGTCGAAGCCGAACAGAAAGCCGCCCAGCGCCACGACGAGAGACCAAAAGAATACGTTGTTATTTTTCACGGCTTTAGGCAAAAGGAGAAAAGTCGATAATCATGCTGCAAAGCGGTAGTCCGGTAGCGCGTTGCAGCACGCCACCGGACCTTCACTTACCCTGTTACCAGCCGGGGTTCTGCTTGTACAGGCCTTTGCTGAAGTTGATTTGGTTCAGCGGAATCGGCAGGTACTCGTCGCGGCCGACGGTGAAGCGGGCGGTTTGCAGGTACTGGCGCTTGGTTTTCTCCTTATCGAAGTAGGTGTTCAGGTACGGCCCGGCAATGCCCCAGCGCACCAAATCAAAGAAACGGTAGCCTTCCATGGCAAACTCCAGCCGCCGCTCGAAGCGCAGGGCCTCGCGGGCGTATTGCTGCGTCCATTGGCCGCTCTGGTACTGCCCGATACGGTAGTTGGAGGTGTTGGTGCCGGCCGTGGTTTTGAGGCGGGCGGTGCTGTTGGCGGCCCGCTGCCGGATCTGGTTGATGAGGGGCAGCGCCTCGCCTTGCCGGCCCAGCTCAATCAGGGCTTCGGCTTTCCAGAGCAGCACATCGGCGTAGCGGATGAGGGCCCAGTTCTTGGAAGAACCCATGAACGGCGGCGTTTTCTGGAAGCTGGGGTCCGAGGGCAACACCGTTTCCTTCATCGACATATACACGCCGTAGGTGTTCTGGTCGCGCAGCCAGGACGTGTCGAAAATAAACGGCGGCGAGTATTTGTAGGGGTGCGAAGGAATGGCCACCGTGTGGTCGAGGCGCGGGTCCACGGTGTTGGTTTGGAAGTCCTGGGGCGTGGTTAGGTCGGCGTTGTTGAAGGTGGTAAACAGCGGCAGACCCTGGGCATCGGTCCGGAAGGAGTTCACCAGGTTCTGGCTGGGCTGGTGGAAGCCGCAGCAGCCGTAGTCGGGGTTCATGGGGTAGGCCAGCTCGTTGCCGCGCTGCACCCGGCCCTTGGGCGTGCCGTCGTTGCGCGAAAACTGAATGGCAAATACCGACTCCACCCCGTTGTCGCCGATGGT containing:
- a CDS encoding RagB/SusD family nutrient uptake outer membrane protein, which produces MKFLKPTILALGLLASATGCNDSKFLDVAPIGALSDDQLNTPANIEKQVIAAYSQLGNDVYRAPYTSMWPYGNVRGGDAYKGGNGTADVDAFHFYETFSFNRVDVGNTDELWFLIYIGVSRCNDALRRLDAVDAAAMPTKAVRQGEMRFLRGHYYFLLKELFKRVPYIDQSVPTDKYGEVSNVALSNDELWTKIADDFRFAAANLPDTQPEIGRATKSAAQAYLAKTLLYQAYGQSETHAVTTIDQAKLQEVVTLANAVISSGKYSLHPDFATNFLTIGDNGVESVFAIQFSRNDGTPKGRVQRGNELAYPMNPDYGCCGFHQPSQNLVNSFRTDAQGLPLFTTFNNADLTTPQDFQTNTVDPRLDHTVAIPSHPYKYSPPFIFDTSWLRDQNTYGVYMSMKETVLPSDPSFQKTPPFMGSSKNWALIRYADVLLWKAEALIELGRQGEALPLINQIRQRAANSTARLKTTAGTNTSNYRIGQYQSGQWTQQYAREALRFERRLEFAMEGYRFFDLVRWGIAGPYLNTYFDKEKTKRQYLQTARFTVGRDEYLPIPLNQINFSKGLYKQNPGW